The DNA region GTTCGCCAAGTATCAGGTGCTGCCGCTGGATGCTTCGGCGGCGACGCGCTTGGCTGCGGCGCGTCCCTCGGTGACGGCGGGACGGAAGGTGTTTACCTACTCGACGCCGATAACCGGCTTGCCCGGCGGCGTGGCGCCGTCGCTCCTCAATACGTCTTACACCATCACCGCGGATGTCGACGTGCCGCAAGGAGGCGGCGAGGGGTCGATCGTCACGCAAGGCGGGCGGTTCGGCGGCTATGGGATGTACCTTCTGAAGAGCAAGCCCGTTCTCACTTGGAACCTGCTGGGTCTCGACCGCGTCCGCTGGGAATGCCCGCAAGCGCTTCCGCCCGGCAAGCACACCATCGTGTTCGACTTCAAGTACGACGGTCTCGGCTTCGCTACCCTTGCCTTCAACAACATGAGCGGCATCGGCCGTGGCGGCACCGGAACTTTGACTGTGGACCGCGAGGTCGTTTCGACGCGGAAAGTGGAGCGCACGGTGCCGCTGATTCTGCCAGTCGACGAAACCTTCGACGTAGGCTCGAAAACCGGTACGCCGGTGGATGATCGCGATTATCAAATCCCGTTCACGTTCACGGGCAAGATCAACAAGCTGACGATCTCTGTCGAGCCGCCGAAGCTGACGGCGGACGACGAAAAGAAACTGGCGGATGCCTATCGCGCCGCACAGGACGCGAACTAATCGGCATGGGCGCGCCCGAGCCGAGGGCCGTGCGGCCATCGGCTGGCCATCAAGAAGGGCGCCTTCCCGCTTCCGGTGATGTGAAGGTTTTCAGATGCCGGCCGCTCACAAACGGCGCCGCTTGCCTTTGCGGCCGGCGTCGGAAAACCTCCGGGGGAGGAAACCGCGGATCGGATAAGCTCGGCGTTGCGGTGGGCTGGGGGCGGGCTCGAGCTATGGGGATTTGAGGCCTGGGCGCGATGGTTTGGTGCGGGCGCGGTGTAATCGCCAAGCACGGTGAGCGTCGGTGGAGAGGTCTGGCGGAGCGTTGTTGGCCCGAGCGGCGCCGCATTCGGCACAGACGGTGGGGCCGGAATGGGCGGAGTAGCAGCCATTGGGCGAGCCTGGCCGTGGCCGGCTGAGATCCTGCGATGCGGGCACAACCCTCGACGTGAACGGCATCATGAGGTGTCGATCCTGATCGCAATCATCGAATCCGCCGGACGGGATCGTGGCGAGCAGCCGCGCTGGAAGGTCTCGATGACGATCATGCGGCCGCCACAGCACGGGCACGGCTGGGTGAGTGGCGGCTCGTTGCCGTCAGGGGCATCGGCTGTCTCGTTCTCAGGCTCCGGCACGGCGAGCAGTTGACGCGCTCGCGCGACGTTGTCGAGGCGCGAGCTGTTGGCGAACAAGCCGTAGTGGCGGATGCGATGGAAGCCTGAGGGCAGCACGTGGATGAGGAAGCGGCGGATGAACTCGTCGGCGGCGAGTCTCATGATCTTCTGCCGTTCGCAGCCCTTTGCGCGATAGTCTTTCCATTTGAAGGTGACGCTGTTGCCATCGGACGCGATCAGCCTGCTGTTGGAGATGGCGACGCGGTGGGTGTAGCGCGACAGATAGGCCAGCACAGCTTCTGGCCCGCCGAACGGGCGCTTGCTGTAGACGACCCATTCGGCTCTACGCAGCGGCGCCAGATAGGCGGTGAAGGCTGGCTCGTCGTGGAGAGGGTCGTGGTCTCCGAAGAAGTGCAGGAGACCAGCCGCGTGGGCGGCGGCGAGCTTCTCCAGGAATAGCCGGCGGAACAGGCGCGAGAGCACGCGCACCGGCAGAAAGAAGCCGGCACGGCAGGCGATCCAACGCTGCCCATCGGGCGAGATGCCGCCGCCTGGCACGATCATATGCACATGCGGGTGATGCGTCATGGCCGAGCCCCAGCTGTGCAGCACGGCAGTGATGCCGATGCGTGCGCCGAGGTGCTTGGGATCGGCGGCGATCGTGGTCAGTGTCTCGGCCGAGGCCTTGAACAGGATGTCGTAGATCACCGTCTTGTTCTGATAGGCGATGGCCGCGATCGCCGCTGGCAGCGTGAACACGACATGGAAGTACGGCACCGGCAACAGCTCGGCTTGGCGCTCTGCCAGCCATTGCTTGGCGGCTACACCTTGGCACTTCGGGCAGTGGCGATTGCGGCAGGAGTTGTAGGCGATGCGCGTATGCGCACAGTCCTCGCAACGCTCGACGTGACCGCCGAGCGTCGCCGTGCGGCAGCTCTCGATCGCCGCCATGACCTTCAGTTGGCCGAGGCTCACATGGCCGGCATTGGCCCTGCGCCATGCCGGTCCGTGGCCGCGGAAGATATCCGCGACCTCCAGCGCCGGGCGAAGCATGCGCCCTGCGCGCTATGCGGGTGGCTTGTCTCTCCTGGCGCGCAGCGGCGTGAGGCGATCCAGCGGGCTCATGACCTCGCGGATCGTGTTGGTGGCGACACGCGTATAGAGCGCCGTGGTATCGAGCTTGGCGTGTCCGAGGAGAACCTGGATCACCCGGATGTCGATGTTCTGCTCCAGCAGATGGGTTGCGAAGCTGTGGCGCAGCGTGTGCGGCGTCACCCGCTTGGTGATCTCGGCCATGTGAGCGGCGGCATGAACGGCGCGGTTGAGCTGGCGCGTGGTGAGATGGTTGACCCGGTTCTGTCCCGGAAACAGCCAGACCCGGGGCCGCGCGATCCGCCACCAGTCGCGCAGCAACTCGAGCAGCTGCGGTGAGAGCATCGCACAGCGATCTTTGCGCCCCTTGCCCTGCTCGATACGCAGCAGCATGCGCTTGGAGTCGACATCCGACACCTTCAGCGCGACGACCTCGGAAACGCGCAGGCCCGCACCATAGGCAGCACTGAGCGCGGCTTTATACTTCGGCCCGGGTGCCGCCTCCAGAAAGCGTGCCACCTCCTCGGGGCTCAAGACGACAGGAATCTTCCGCGGCTCGGCGACAAACGTCAGAGGCTTGGTGACAGCGGCACGGTCGATCGTGATGGAGAAGAAGAACCGCAGGGCCGAAACCGCGCTGTTGATGCTCGGCGGGCGGACGCCGGTGTCGCTCAGGTGCAGCTGATAGCGGCGCAGATCCTCGGCCGTGGCGGTGTCCGGCGATCGGCCGAGGAAGACGGCGAGGTCCTTGACGTGACGGATATAATCCTTCTGGGTCTTCTCGACGAACTTGCGCACCGTCATGTCTTCGATCATGCGCCGGCGCAATGGGCTCATGGCCTCGTTGGTCATGGGAGGCTCCTGTCTGTTGTGAGGTTGGCAACCCCTCATCTTCAGACAGGACGCTCCCGTCCCGTTACCCCAACTTCTCTCGTCCCGCGCAACAGTTGTGCGCTCTACCGCGAGAGCGGTTTAGTCCATTGAGCCTGAGCAGACACCGGGGGGCCCCCAACAGAACGTCCGCTGTGGGTCGATAGCGGGTCCTTACTTGGCCGGGTACCAAGCGCATGGTTTGTCCACTGGCGTCATGCAGGTGATTTCGACAGGGGCCGAGATGCAGCGGTAAGACACGCTATGCTCAGGGTCCATGCGCGCCGACGATGGTCAATCCGGCGCCGAAGCTCTGTCGGGCGCCTTTGGGCACGGAGCCGTCGGATCCGTGTCGTCCTGCACCCAAGCCACCACGAGCGCCCATGCGACAGAGAGGACGATTGGCCCGAGGAACAGGCCGCTGATTCCGTAAGCTATGGTGCCGCCGAGGACGCCGATGAGGATCACGGGCATCGGCGTCGCGAGGCCCCGCGCCATGAGAAGGGGCTTGAGCACATTGTCCAGTAGGCTGACCGGAATCATATAGGCTGTGAATATGAGAGCTTTCGTCGTCTCCATGGCGGTCCAGCTCCAGACGACGATCGGTATCAAGAGGATCGCGGGACCGATCTGAATGATCCCCAGGATCAGGGCGAGGAAGCTCAAGAAGCCGGCGCCGTGAACGCCCGCGACCAGGAAGCCAAATCCCGCAAGGAGCGCTTGCACGAGCGCGACTCCGACCACACCGCGTGACACGTTGCGTATCGTGCTGCCGGCCAGCTTCAGCATTTCCTCGCTGCGATCGCCGGAGACTCGACGCAAGACCGACCGGAGGGCCTCTGCCAGACGCGGTCCGGGGCCATAGAGGAAGCCGGCAATGATAATGGAGGCGACGAATTCGAGAAGGCCGTATAGCACGGTGCCGGCGAGGTCGAGGAGCATGCCTCCGAGCGGCTTGAGCCTCGGCGCAACTTCAAGGAGGATAGCCTTGGTATCGGTGGCGGCAAGGTCCCATAGCCGATAGGCCTGCTCGCCGATCAGCGGCCAGCCCTTCACTGCTTCGGGAGGCGGGGGGATCGACAACAGGCTGGCGTCGAAATCCTTGACCAGGAACTCGGCGCCGCCGATGAGGGCGAGCCCGAGCCAGGTCACCGGGCCGATGACGACCATCAGGCACAGCAACGTGACGAGCGCCGCCGCTAGCCGGCGGCTGCCCAGGTACCGGGCCAGCCGCTCGAACATCGGATAGAGAGCGACGGTGAGTATGGCGCTCCAAAGCGCAATGGTCAGGAAGGGGCCGATCACCTTGAGCGACCAGTAAGCGATCAAGCCGATGAGGCCGAACCGGATGATCGCGTCGACGGTCGAAGAATCTAGGGAACGCGAAGTGGTACCCTTGTGGTTTTCCGCCGCCATTTGATTTCTCGCTCAAGGCTTCTGCTATGCAAGCATCGTGACGGCTCCTGCGAAGAAAATGATGAGCTTGAGAGGGGCGGTGGTCAATTCGGCTTGTCTAGGGGCCCGACCCGAACGGCAGCTTTGGGTCGGCCTTGGCGCCAAGCCCGGTCATGCACTAGCATTCAATCTGGACCGCCCGATTGGGGCCGATCACGAACGTCCTGTCGGATCGCAAGAGAGTTAGATCATGGGGCCGTCAGGCGTATCCTTGGCCGCGTTGACATGTATTTTTGCCGGAGCGCTTTTCGGCATGTTTCTCAGCGTCAGGCTGCCCAAATCTCATCTGAGCGCAGATACAAAGGATGTCGTGCGGTTGGGCGTGGGCCTGATCGGAACGCTGGCTGCTCTCGTCATCGGCCTGATGATTGCTTCGGCAAAGAGTTCCTATGACACCCAGAGCGGCCATATCAGCAAAATGAGCGCGGACATCGTCCTGCTCGATCGCCTTTTGGCCGAGTACGGGTCTGAAACTGCAGAAGCCCGCGATATGCTTCGTCGCAGCATCGATCCGCTGATCCATCAAATCTGGGGAGAAAGCGATTCTGGGTCTCTAAGCGCTGGACCATTCGCACCGAAGGGAACGGCCCAATCGGCGTTTCAGAAGACACAAGAACTCGCTCCAAAGAGCGAAGAGCAACGCTCCTTGCAGGCTCGAGCGATCGCGATCGAGACCGACTTGGCTCAAACACGCTTTCTGGTGTCGGCACGGGCAGGCAACCCAATTCCCACACCCTTTATCGTCATTCTCGTCTTTTGGCTCGCCATGATCTTTGCGAGCTTCAGTCTCTTTGCTCCACCCAACGCGACGATCACCATTATTCTGTTTTTCCTCGCCGTGTCGGCCTCTGGCGCTATATTTCTGATCCTGGATCTCAGTCAGCCATTTTCAGGATTGATGACGATCTCCAGCGAGCCCCTGCGGAACTCGCTTGCTCCTCCCGGGCCGCGCTAGATGGCGGTTTCATGTGAACCTTCGCCAGACTCCGCCGCAACCGTTCCATGACGCGGACTCCGAGTGCTAGTTCAGCGTTTCCTGGATTTGACTCATATCAGGCTGCCTTGTCGAGCTTGTAGGACCAAGTGTGGGCGACAGGATTTTGGTTGAAGTGATCCATGGCAGCCATAATGCGGTGCTTGAGTTCCTGTTTGGATGCGACGCGGATGTGGCGCAGGACCGAGCGGGCAAGCTTGGAGAAGAAGCCCTCGACCAAGTTCAGCCAGGAGCCGTGCTTGGGCGTGAAGGTGAACTCGAAGCGGGCCGCCGGCCGGGTGGCGAGCCACGCTTTCGTCTCCTTGGAGATGTGGGCGGAATGATTGTCGAGGATCAAACGGATCGCCGTATGGGTCGGATAGGCGGGATCGACGAGCTTCAGAAACTCGATGAACTCGCGGCTACGGTGGCGGTCCTTGACCAGGGCATGAACTTTGCCGGTGATGAGATCGATGCCGGCCAGCAAGCTGACCGTGCCGTGGCGCTTGTATTCATGATCGCGGGCGAAAGTCGGGTGCACGCCAGGCTCGGGGGGCAAATCCGGGGCCGTCGTTGCGATCGCTTGAATGCCCGGCTTCTCGTCGTAGGAGAGGCCGCGAACTCGGGGTCCCGGCGTTCCAAGTAGTAGCGCACCTTGTGCGGCTTCACCTCCTGTGCGTCGAGGATCTTACAGACAGTGCCCTGAGCCAGCCCGCTCAGGCACGAATGGCCCTGTGCCGGTCCATGCTCGCGGGCAAGATGGGCCAAAAGCCGCGTCGTCCAAACCTCATGCGGATAGCCCAGTTCCTTCGCCTTCCGGCAAGCCAGCGCCACTAACCACGTCTTGGCCTCGACGGTGATCGTGGGCTCCTTGCCGGGGCGGGGACGGTCATCAAGCGCCGCCATCGCACCATCGGCCTTGGCTCGCTCGATGTAGCGCTGGACCTTTTGATGATGCAGTCCCAAGGCTTGACCCACCGCATAGAAAGATGGGTCTTTAAGGTAGGCCAGCAGCACCCGCGCCCGCTCAACCCGGCCCGCAGGTTCAGTCCGCGAGCGCGCCATTGACTCCAGCTCCGCCAACTCCGCCTTTCCGATCGACAACTTGATCACTCGCCGCAATGCCGTCATGACCTTCGCCTCGTTCAACGAATTAAAACGACAGGCTACAAGGCTTCGCTGGCCAGATGAACCCCACTCATAGGACCAGTTTCATGGAATCGATGAACTAGGCCAGCGCCGTCGCTGCCTTCTGCCTTCGTGCGGCTGGCCATGATCCGTCTCATGCTCAGCCCAGGCCAGCAGGCAAAAGGCCTTGATTACTCGTGTGATATCGAACGACTGCTTTGGGTCGATTCCGGTCGTTCGACGGGCGTCGAGCCCCCATCCGGCGCCTTGTCGATCGGCGCCGTCCAGCCAGTGGCCGCGCTCCTGCTTCGTGATAGCATGACTGCCCGCCCTGGAGGTGACACGTGATCAGGCTCGCCGCGATCCTCGCTCTCGTATTGGCTCAGACCACCCTGGCCGTAGCGGCCGGGGTGCCCCGGTTCGACATCAAGGCTACCTGCCGCCAGGCGCAGCCTCTCTCAGGCTCTGGCGACAAGAACGTGTATCAAGGCTGCGTGGACAGCGAGGTCGAGGCTCGAAAGCAACTCGCCAAGCTATGGCGGAGCTTCAAGGACAGTTCGCGAAGGAGTTGCGTGAGCGAAACCCAAATCGGCGGCGTACCGAGCTATGTGGACCTGCTCTCCTGCCTTCAACTCGACAAGGAAGCCGGGTCGCTGCCCCAGTGAAGAGCGGGTCAGTCGGTCCATCTTGGTGACGATCGTGTTGAGGGGCCGCGTCAAGCTCGCCGTCGAGTAGACGACGGCGCCGAGCAGGCGACCTGGCGCTGGATGCCGGGGGCGCGGCTCCAAGCCCCTTGTCTGCCTTCGCCGCATCTATGGGGCGAGTCTGCCTGGCGCCCGGATTGATTCGGCTACCTCACACACCTATGGTTCAAGCTTGCTACGCAATGAAGAGTTGCGATGAATGTAAGCTCTTACGGTCTCCTTGCATTCGCAGTCATATTCGGCGGGGGAATGTTGGGTTTGCTCCTGGGCAAAGTTCTGCATGATCGGTATCGCGACGATACCACCCAGAGGATCGTGCAAACCACCACGACTATGATCTCCCTGCTTGCGGCACTGGTGCTAGGCCTGTTGATTGCAGACGCAAAATAGGTTCGATACAAGCAATAAACAGATTGAAAATGTCGCCGCCGACTTAATGTCGCTCAATCGTGATCTGATCAAATACGGTCCGGAGGCGAAGAGTACAATTTCTTTGCTTCGGGAATACATCGCCGCACGAATTGTTGAAACCTGGCCTCAGGAAATCAGGCACGAGCCAGGACTCCCCGATCCGCCAGCCTGGCAACTGCTTGAGAATGTCCAACAGAAACTGCTCAGCCTGGCCCCTATGGACCACCCGTTTGAGGAAACGATCGTCGTCTCAGCACAACCGATGCAGGAAGCCTTGGGCAGGATAAGCGCCCCGTGAGGCCACCGCTTCGTTGGTGCGAGGTTCACCCCTCTGGGAGATCGGTGTTCGTCATGGGCTTTCATCCTCCGAAAGTCCGGCCATGCCGGCAAATTGCTCAATGCCGTTTGACAGCGGAGATGCCACTCTATGACTGGTTCATGCCGCTCCTGCATCTCGATGCCCGCTCGGATCTCGTGCAATGCATCAAGCTCTGCGAGCACATCGCCGGGATCGAAGGCCTGATGCGCGACGCCATGGCGAAGCGGCCGAAGCTGCCCGAGGTCGGGTTGAGCCGCGCCGCTTGAGCGGGCGCGTAACCTTCTCCCGCCCTTTCGCGGGAGAAGGTGCCCGAACGCAGTGAGGGCGGATGAGGGACGCCGGTGAAGCGCTCAACCGTCCCTCATCCGCCTCGGCTCCGCCTCGGCACCTTCTCCCGCCTCAAGTGGCGGGAGAAGGAAGACGCCCGAATTGACACGCTCCATAAAGGTCAATAACCTATCCCATAGATTCAACGGCGCGGCGGTGCTCGCGCCGCAATGAGCGTGCGAGCCCCGCGATGACCGATTGGACCTCCCGCTTCGCGGCCCGCGGCCAGGCGCTGAAGCCGTCGGCGATCCGGGCGACGGCGAAGTTCGCCGAGCAGCCGGGCGCCATTTCCTTCGCCAGCGGCTCGCCGAACCCGTCGCTCTTTCCCTATGACGCGATCACACAGGCCATGACGGCGATCATGGCGGACCCGAGGCGGCGCTGCGAGGCGCTGCAATACGGGGCATCGGAGGGCTACCGGCCGCTGCGCGAATTCATTGAACGCTATCTCCGTGACGCAGGGGCGCAGGTCGCCCTCGACATGATCACCGTCACCAACGGCTCGCAGCAGGCGCTCGAATTCCTCGCAAAACTGTTCGTCGAGCCGGGCGACCGCATCGTCGTCACCAACCCGACTTATCTCGGCGCGCTGCAGGCATTTGGCTTGTTCGAGCCGGTCTATGCTTGCGTGCCGACGCACCAGGCGGGCATCGATCTCGAGGCACTCGAGCGCGAATTCTCGCAAGGCGCGAAGTTCATGTATCTGATGCCGGATTTCGGCAATCCGTCCGGCATCACGCTGTCGCTGGAGGAGCGACTGAAGGTGCTGGAGCTATCGCGCCGGCACAAGGTCCTGATCGTCGAGGATCAGGCCTATGAGCAATTGCGCTTCGCGCCCAAGGCGCTGCCCAGCATGCTGGCGCTCGACACTTCTCACCCCGCCGGATCGTCCGGCAGATCAACCGTCAATGTGATCCATGCCGGCACCTTCTCGAAATCGCTGGTGCCGGGATTGCGGGTCGGGTGGGTGGTCGCACCGCCGGCCGTGACGCAAAAGCTCGTCTCGATCAAGCAAGCCTCCGACCTGCATGGCGGCCAGCTCAACCAGATGATCGTGCATGATGTCGCGACGGCCATCCTGCGCGACCACACCGAGAGGCTTCGAGGTGCCTATCGCCGCCGTCGCGACCTGATGCTGCGGGCCCTGGCGCGCCACATGCCCCAGGAGGTCGCCTGGAACGAGCCGGGCGGCGGCATGTTCGTCTGGCTGAGCTTGCCGGCGCCGCTCGATGCGGCCGAGCTGCAGATGCGGGCGATCCGCGACGAGAACGTCGTCTTCGTTCCGGGCGCCCCCTTCTTCGCCGACGGCTCGGGCAAGGCGACGCTGCGCCTGTCCTTCTCCTCGGTGGCGGAGGATGCGATCGCGCCGGGCATCGAGCGGCTGGCGCGAGCCGTCAGGGCCGCCATGGCGGCCGAAGGCGAAGCTGCGCCGGTCGCTGCAGCGAGGGCCCGCTCACCCTGAGCGCCGATCCGCAAGATCAACGATAACAGACCAACGAGAACGGGAGGATGAGGATGGCGATCAAGCATGTCCTGATGGCGACGGGGCTCACGCTCGCGGCGGCCCTGCCGGCCCAGGCGACGACGCTCGAGAGCGTCAAGGCGAGAGGCTTCGTTCAATGCGGTGTGAGCGTCGGCACGCCCGGCTTCTCGGCGCCCGACAAGAACGGGCAGTGGAGCGGCCTCGACGTCGATCTGTGCCGCGCCGTCGCCGCCGCCGTGCTCGGTGACGCCACCAAGGTGAAATACCGGCCATTAGAGGCCATGGAGCGTTTCATCGCGCTGCAATCGGGCGAAGTCGATCTCCTGTCGCGCAACTCCTCCTGGACCTACAAGGCCGATGTCTCCTTCGGCCTCAACTTCGTCGGCGTGAATTACTATGACGGCCAGGGATTCCTGGTGCCCAAGGCGCTGCAGGCCAAATCCCCGAAGGACCTCAACGGGGCGACCATCTGCGTGCGCAGCGGCACGACCACCGAGCTCAACCTCGCCGATTATTTCCGGAGCAACAAGCTCACCTTCACGCCGGTGGTCTATGGCAATAGCGACCAGTTGCGCTCGGCCTATGAGGCTGGCCGCTGCGACGCCTTGACGGGCGACCGCTCGAACCTCGCCACCCAGCAATTGCTGCTGGCGAAGCCCGAGGAGCATGCGCTGCTGCCGGATGTGATCTCGAAGGAGCCGCTCGGGCCGCTGGTGCGCAATGGCGACAATCAATGGGGCAATATCGTGCGCTGGTCACTGAACGCCATGATCCTCGGCGAGGAGCTCGCCATCACCTCGGCGAACGCCGCCGAGTTGCGCAAGAGCTCGACCGATCAGGAGGTCCGCCGCCTGCTCGGGGTCGAGGGCAATATGGGGGCCATGATGGGCGTGCCGAACGAGTGGGGCTTCAACATCCTGGCGCAGGTCGGCAATTACCAGGAGAGCTTCGATCGCAATGTCGGGGCGGGGTCGCCGCTGAAACTCGAGCGCGGCGTGAACGCGTTGTGGAGCAAGGGCGGCATCCTGTTCTCGCCGCCGATGCGGTGAGCGCCTTCCTTCTCCCGCTCTTGGGCGGGAGAAGGTGCCGAGACGAAGTCGAGGCGGATGAGGGACGCCGGTGAAGCGCTTCGTGCGTTGCCGGCTGGAAGCCGGCGGTCCGAAGGTTGCGCCCGGCTGAACCGTTGTGCCAACGCCCTTTTGGACCGCTGGCTTCCAGCCGGCAGCACAACCCGAATTTGTTACGGCTCAGCCTTACGGATCGGTCTGGCCTCGGGCGACTACCGGCTGGAGGTGGCGGGCCGTGAAGCGCCGGCGAGTCCATGCGCGGCCGCTCTATGATCCCACCGGATGCGGATCAGGGGTGACGATTCACCACATCCTTACGCGTAGCGGCAAAGGTGGACTTCTGACAATTGGCCCTCTGAACCACCTCACCCGCCTCGACCATAGCTGTGAGCGAACGCTCGCAGTGTGCTGCGAGCTATGGTCTCGGCACCCTCTCCCGCGCGAAGGGCGCGGGAGAGGGAAAGCCCCTAATACACGACCACGCTTCTGATCGACTTGCCCTCATGCATCAGGTCGAAGGCGGTGTTGATCTCGTCGAGCCGCATGGTGTGGGTGATCAGGTCGTCGATATTGATCTTGCCCTCCATGTACCAGTCGACGATCTTGGGCACGTCCGAGCGCCCGCGCGCGCCACCGAAGGCGGTGCCTTTCCAGACGCGCCCGGTGACCAGCTGGAAGGGCCGCGTCGCGATCTCCTGGCCTGAGGCCGCGACGCCGATGACGATCGATTCGCCCCAGCCGCGATGGCAGCATTCGAGCGCCTGGCGCATGGTGTGGACATTGCCGATGCATTCGAAGGAGAAATCGGCGCCGCCACCCGTCAGGTCGATGATCGCCTGCACCACCTTGTCGCGGCCGACCTCGTCCGGATTGATGAAATGCGTCATGCCGAATTTCTCGGCCATGGCGCGCTTGCCAGGGTTGAGATCGACGCCGATGATCTTGTCGGCGCCGACCATGCGGGCGCCCTGGATGACGTTGAGGCCGATGCCGCCGAGGCCGAACACCACCACATTGGCGCCGGGCCAGACCTTGGCGGTATAGATCACCGCGCCGATGCCCGTGGTGACCCCGCAGCCGATATAGCAGATCTTGTCGAAGGGGGCGTCCTCGCGCACCTTGGCGAGCGCGATCTCGGGCAGCACGGTGAAGTTCGCGAAGGTCGAGCAGCCCATGTAATGGAGCACCGGCTCGCCATCGCAGCGGAAGCGGCTCGTGCCGTCGGGCATCACCCCTTTGCCTTGCGTGGCGCGGATGGCGGTGCACAGGTTGGAGCGCCGCGACAGGCAGGTTTTGCACTGGCGGCATTCGGG from Rhizobiales bacterium GAS188 includes:
- a CDS encoding Site-specific recombinase XerD; its protein translation is MTNEAMSPLRRRMIEDMTVRKFVEKTQKDYIRHVKDLAVFLGRSPDTATAEDLRRYQLHLSDTGVRPPSINSAVSALRFFFSITIDRAAVTKPLTFVAEPRKIPVVLSPEEVARFLEAAPGPKYKAALSAAYGAGLRVSEVVALKVSDVDSKRMLLRIEQGKGRKDRCAMLSPQLLELLRDWWRIARPRVWLFPGQNRVNHLTTRQLNRAVHAAAHMAEITKRVTPHTLRHSFATHLLEQNIDIRVIQVLLGHAKLDTTALYTRVATNTIREVMSPLDRLTPLRARRDKPPA
- a CDS encoding amino acid ABC transporter substrate-binding protein, PAAT family, which encodes MAIKHVLMATGLTLAAALPAQATTLESVKARGFVQCGVSVGTPGFSAPDKNGQWSGLDVDLCRAVAAAVLGDATKVKYRPLEAMERFIALQSGEVDLLSRNSSWTYKADVSFGLNFVGVNYYDGQGFLVPKALQAKSPKDLNGATICVRSGTTTELNLADYFRSNKLTFTPVVYGNSDQLRSAYEAGRCDALTGDRSNLATQQLLLAKPEEHALLPDVISKEPLGPLVRNGDNQWGNIVRWSLNAMILGEELAITSANAAELRKSSTDQEVRRLLGVEGNMGAMMGVPNEWGFNILAQVGNYQESFDRNVGAGSPLKLERGVNALWSKGGILFSPPMR
- a CDS encoding valine-pyruvate aminotransferase apoenzyme, coding for MTDWTSRFAARGQALKPSAIRATAKFAEQPGAISFASGSPNPSLFPYDAITQAMTAIMADPRRRCEALQYGASEGYRPLREFIERYLRDAGAQVALDMITVTNGSQQALEFLAKLFVEPGDRIVVTNPTYLGALQAFGLFEPVYACVPTHQAGIDLEALEREFSQGAKFMYLMPDFGNPSGITLSLEERLKVLELSRRHKVLIVEDQAYEQLRFAPKALPSMLALDTSHPAGSSGRSTVNVIHAGTFSKSLVPGLRVGWVVAPPAVTQKLVSIKQASDLHGGQLNQMIVHDVATAILRDHTERLRGAYRRRRDLMLRALARHMPQEVAWNEPGGGMFVWLSLPAPLDAAELQMRAIRDENVVFVPGAPFFADGSGKATLRLSFSSVAEDAIAPGIERLARAVRAAMAAEGEAAPVAAARARSP
- a CDS encoding Predicted PurR-regulated permease PerM codes for the protein MAAENHKGTTSRSLDSSTVDAIIRFGLIGLIAYWSLKVIGPFLTIALWSAILTVALYPMFERLARYLGSRRLAAALVTLLCLMVVIGPVTWLGLALIGGAEFLVKDFDASLLSIPPPPEAVKGWPLIGEQAYRLWDLAATDTKAILLEVAPRLKPLGGMLLDLAGTVLYGLLEFVASIIIAGFLYGPGPRLAEALRSVLRRVSGDRSEEMLKLAGSTIRNVSRGVVGVALVQALLAGFGFLVAGVHGAGFLSFLALILGIIQIGPAILLIPIVVWSWTAMETTKALIFTAYMIPVSLLDNVLKPLLMARGLATPMPVILIGVLGGTIAYGISGLFLGPIVLSVAWALVVAWVQDDTDPTAPCPKAPDRASAPD
- a CDS encoding Transposase zinc-binding domain-containing protein; the encoded protein is MLRPALEVADIFRGHGPAWRRANAGHVSLGQLKVMAAIESCRTATLGGHVERCEDCAHTRIAYNSCRNRHCPKCQGVAAKQWLAERQAELLPVPYFHVVFTLPAAIAAIAYQNKTVIYDILFKASAETLTTIAADPKHLGARIGITAVLHSWGSAMTHHPHVHMIVPGGGISPDGQRWIACRAGFFLPVRVLSRLFRRLFLEKLAAAHAAGLLHFFGDHDPLHDEPAFTAYLAPLRRAEWVVYSKRPFGGPEAVLAYLSRYTHRVAISNSRLIASDGNSVTFKWKDYRAKGCERQKIMRLAADEFIRRFLIHVLPSGFHRIRHYGLFANSSRLDNVARARQLLAVPEPENETADAPDGNEPPLTQPCPCCGGRMIVIETFQRGCSPRSRPADSMIAIRIDTS
- a CDS encoding S-(hydroxymethyl)glutathione dehydrogenase / alcohol dehydrogenase; translated protein: MKTRAAVAFEAGKPLSIETVEIDGPKPGEVLVEIKATGICHTDAYTLSGADPEGLFPAILGHEGAGIVREVGAGVTTLKPGDHVIPLYTPECRQCKTCLSRRSNLCTAIRATQGKGVMPDGTSRFRCDGEPVLHYMGCSTFANFTVLPEIALAKVREDAPFDKICYIGCGVTTGIGAVIYTAKVWPGANVVVFGLGGIGLNVIQGARMVGADKIIGVDLNPGKRAMAEKFGMTHFINPDEVGRDKVVQAIIDLTGGGADFSFECIGNVHTMRQALECCHRGWGESIVIGVAASGQEIATRPFQLVTGRVWKGTAFGGARGRSDVPKIVDWYMEGKINIDDLITHTMRLDEINTAFDLMHEGKSIRSVVVY